A genome region from Trichosurus vulpecula isolate mTriVul1 chromosome 5, mTriVul1.pri, whole genome shotgun sequence includes the following:
- the EOMES gene encoding eomesodermin homolog isoform X1 produces the protein MQLGEPLLASAVHLPSAHFYPLESGSASGGSGGGPHHGAGSPAQRLDVDKGQKKFRAGLACEAAREPASSSGGAAPPGMLSDADAADTFSSAAAVAKTGGPDGRKGSPCGDEELPSAAAAAAAAAAAAAAAAAARYPMDSLSPDRYYLQSPGPPQGAELAAPCSLFPYPAAAAAAAAAQHGSVYPAPNGARYPYGSMLPPGGFSAAVCSPGRAQFGPGGPGSGGGGPGGGPGGYQYGQGGPGALYGPYPGAASASGSCGGLGGLGMPTTGLRAQVYLCNRPLWLKFHRHQTEMIITKQGRRMFPFLSFNINGLNPTAHYNVFVEVVLADPNHWRFQGGKWVTCGKADNNMQGNKMYVHPESPNTGSHWMRQEISFGKLKLTNNKGANNNNTQMIVLQSLHKYQPRLHIVEVTEDGVEDLNDSSKTQTFTFSETQFIAVTAYQNTDITQLKIDHNPFAKGFRDNYDSMYTASENDRLTPSPTDSPRSHQIVPGGRYGVQSFFPEPFVNTLPQARYYNSERTVPQTNGLLSPQQSEEVSNPPQRWLVTPVQQPGGNKLDISSYESEYTSSTLLPYSIKSLPLQTSHALGYYPDPSFPAMAGWGGRGSYQRKMAAGLPWTSRTSPSGFSEDQLSKEKVKEEISSSWIETPPSIKSLDSNDSGVYTSACKRRRLSPSTSSNENSPSIKCEDINAEDYSKDTSKGMGYYAFYTSP, from the exons ATGCAGTTGGGAGAACCGCTCCTAGCGAGCGCTGTCCACTTGCCCAGCGCTCACTTCTACCCTCTGGAGAGCGGGAGCGCGAGCGGCGGCAGTGGCGGAGGGCCCCACCACGGCGCCGGGTCCCCAGCGCAGAGGCTGGACGTGGACAAAGGGCAGAAAAAGTTCCGGGCTGGCCTCGCGTGCGAAGCTGCTCGGGAGCCTGCCTCGTCCAGCGGCGGAGCCGCCCCTCCGGGCATGCTGAGCGACGCCGACGCCGCGGATACCTTCTCCAGCGCCGCCGCCGTGGCCAAGACGGGCGGCCCGGACGGCCGCAAGGGCTCTCCGTGCGGGGATGAGGAGTTGCCCTcggccgcggcggcggcggcggcggcagcggcggcggcagcggcggcggctgcTGCGCGCTATCCCATGGACAGCCTGAGTCCGGACCGCTACTACCTGCAGTCGCCCGGGCCGCCGCAGGGCGCGGAGCTGGCTGCTCCTTGCTCACTTTTCCCCTacccggcggcggcggcggcagcggcggcggcccAGCATGGCTCGGTGTACCCGGCCCCCAACGGCGCACGCTACCCCTATGGCTCCATGCTGCCCCCCGGAGGCTTCTCGGCCGCGGTGTGCTCTCCCGGGAGAGCGCAGTTCGGCCCCGGCGGCcccggcagcggcggcggcgggccTGGCGGCGGGCCCGGCGGCTATCAGTACGGTCAGGGTGGCCCCGGCGCACTCTACGGCCCCTATCCAGGGGCAGCCTCAGCTTCCGGCTCCTGCGGCGGCCTCGGCGGCCTCGGGATGCCGACCACTGGCTTGCGCGCCCAGGTCTACCTGTGCAACCGGCCCCTGTGGCTCAAATTTCACCGGCACCAGACAGAGATGATCATCACGAAGCAGGGCAG GAGGATGTTTCCTTTCCTAAGCTTCAACATTAATGGGCTCAACCCCACAGCCCACTACAACGTGTTTGTGGAGGTGGTGCTGGCTGACCCCAACCACTGGCGCTTTCAGGGGGGCAAATGGGTGACGTGTGGCAAGGCTGACAACAACATGCAGG GGAACAAAATGTATGTTCACCCTGAGTCTCCCAACACTGGCTCGCACTGGATGAGGCAGGAAATCTCCTTTGGGAAACTGAAACTTACCAATAACAAAGGCGCTAATAACAACAACACCCAG aTGATAGTTCTACAGTCTCTTCACAAGTACCAGCCCCGGCTTCACATCGTAGAGGTGACTGAGGACGGTGTGGAAGACCTTAATGATTCCTCCAAGACTCAGACATTCACTTTCTCTGAGACCCAGTTCATTGCTGTGACAGCTTACCAGAACACTGAT ATCACTCAGCTGAAGATTGACCATAATCCATTTGCAAAAGGTTTCAGAGACAACTATGATTC CATGTACACCGCTTCCGAAAATGACAGGTTAACTCCATCTCCCACGGATTCTCCTAGATCCCATCAGATTGTACCAGGAGGCCGATATGGAGTTCAGTCTTTCTTTCCGGAGCCTTTTGTCAACACTTTACCTCAAGCAAGATATTATAACAGCGAGAGAACCGTCCCACAGACCAATGGTCTCCTTTCCCCCCAGCAAAGTGAAGAGGTCTCCAACCCTCCCCAGAGATGGCTCGTGACTCCTGTGCAGCAACCTGGAGGCAACAAACTGGATATAAGTTCCTATGAGTCAGAGTACACTTCCAGCACATTGCTGCCCTATAGCATTAAATCCCTGCCCCTCCAGACATCTCACGCTCTGGGCTATTACCCTGACCCATCCTTCCCTGCGATGGCAGGCTGGGGAGGCCGAGGCTCTTACCAGAGAAAGATGGCAGCTGGGTTGCCATGGACATCCAGAACCAGCCCTTCTGGTTTCTCTGAAGATCAGCTCTCCAAAGAGaaagtcaaagaagaaattagCTCTTCCTGGATAGAGACCCCCCCTTCCATAAAATCTCTAGATTCAAATGATTCTGGGGTGTATACCAGTGCTTGCAAGAGAAGGCGGCTCTCTCCCAGTACCTCCAGCAATGAAAATTCCCCGTCGATAAAGTGTGAGGACATAAATGCAGAAGACTATAGCAAAGACACTTCAAAAGGCATGGG
- the EOMES gene encoding eomesodermin homolog isoform X2, translated as MQLGEPLLASAVHLPSAHFYPLESGSASGGSGGGPHHGAGSPAQRLDVDKGQKKFRAGLACEAAREPASSSGGAAPPGMLSDADAADTFSSAAAVAKTGGPDGRKGSPCGDEELPSAAAAAAAAAAAAAAAAAARYPMDSLSPDRYYLQSPGPPQGAELAAPCSLFPYPAAAAAAAAAQHGSVYPAPNGARYPYGSMLPPGGFSAAVCSPGRAQFGPGGPGSGGGGPGGGPGGYQYGQGGPGALYGPYPGAASASGSCGGLGGLGMPTTGLRAQVYLCNRPLWLKFHRHQTEMIITKQGRRMFPFLSFNINGLNPTAHYNVFVEVVLADPNHWRFQGGKWVTCGKADNNMQGNKMYVHPESPNTGSHWMRQEISFGKLKLTNNKGANNNNTQMIVLQSLHKYQPRLHIVEVTEDGVEDLNDSSKTQTFTFSETQFIAVTAYQNTDITQLKIDHNPFAKGFRDNYDSSHQIVPGGRYGVQSFFPEPFVNTLPQARYYNSERTVPQTNGLLSPQQSEEVSNPPQRWLVTPVQQPGGNKLDISSYESEYTSSTLLPYSIKSLPLQTSHALGYYPDPSFPAMAGWGGRGSYQRKMAAGLPWTSRTSPSGFSEDQLSKEKVKEEISSSWIETPPSIKSLDSNDSGVYTSACKRRRLSPSTSSNENSPSIKCEDINAEDYSKDTSKGMGYYAFYTSP; from the exons ATGCAGTTGGGAGAACCGCTCCTAGCGAGCGCTGTCCACTTGCCCAGCGCTCACTTCTACCCTCTGGAGAGCGGGAGCGCGAGCGGCGGCAGTGGCGGAGGGCCCCACCACGGCGCCGGGTCCCCAGCGCAGAGGCTGGACGTGGACAAAGGGCAGAAAAAGTTCCGGGCTGGCCTCGCGTGCGAAGCTGCTCGGGAGCCTGCCTCGTCCAGCGGCGGAGCCGCCCCTCCGGGCATGCTGAGCGACGCCGACGCCGCGGATACCTTCTCCAGCGCCGCCGCCGTGGCCAAGACGGGCGGCCCGGACGGCCGCAAGGGCTCTCCGTGCGGGGATGAGGAGTTGCCCTcggccgcggcggcggcggcggcggcagcggcggcggcagcggcggcggctgcTGCGCGCTATCCCATGGACAGCCTGAGTCCGGACCGCTACTACCTGCAGTCGCCCGGGCCGCCGCAGGGCGCGGAGCTGGCTGCTCCTTGCTCACTTTTCCCCTacccggcggcggcggcggcagcggcggcggcccAGCATGGCTCGGTGTACCCGGCCCCCAACGGCGCACGCTACCCCTATGGCTCCATGCTGCCCCCCGGAGGCTTCTCGGCCGCGGTGTGCTCTCCCGGGAGAGCGCAGTTCGGCCCCGGCGGCcccggcagcggcggcggcgggccTGGCGGCGGGCCCGGCGGCTATCAGTACGGTCAGGGTGGCCCCGGCGCACTCTACGGCCCCTATCCAGGGGCAGCCTCAGCTTCCGGCTCCTGCGGCGGCCTCGGCGGCCTCGGGATGCCGACCACTGGCTTGCGCGCCCAGGTCTACCTGTGCAACCGGCCCCTGTGGCTCAAATTTCACCGGCACCAGACAGAGATGATCATCACGAAGCAGGGCAG GAGGATGTTTCCTTTCCTAAGCTTCAACATTAATGGGCTCAACCCCACAGCCCACTACAACGTGTTTGTGGAGGTGGTGCTGGCTGACCCCAACCACTGGCGCTTTCAGGGGGGCAAATGGGTGACGTGTGGCAAGGCTGACAACAACATGCAGG GGAACAAAATGTATGTTCACCCTGAGTCTCCCAACACTGGCTCGCACTGGATGAGGCAGGAAATCTCCTTTGGGAAACTGAAACTTACCAATAACAAAGGCGCTAATAACAACAACACCCAG aTGATAGTTCTACAGTCTCTTCACAAGTACCAGCCCCGGCTTCACATCGTAGAGGTGACTGAGGACGGTGTGGAAGACCTTAATGATTCCTCCAAGACTCAGACATTCACTTTCTCTGAGACCCAGTTCATTGCTGTGACAGCTTACCAGAACACTGAT ATCACTCAGCTGAAGATTGACCATAATCCATTTGCAAAAGGTTTCAGAGACAACTATGATTC ATCCCATCAGATTGTACCAGGAGGCCGATATGGAGTTCAGTCTTTCTTTCCGGAGCCTTTTGTCAACACTTTACCTCAAGCAAGATATTATAACAGCGAGAGAACCGTCCCACAGACCAATGGTCTCCTTTCCCCCCAGCAAAGTGAAGAGGTCTCCAACCCTCCCCAGAGATGGCTCGTGACTCCTGTGCAGCAACCTGGAGGCAACAAACTGGATATAAGTTCCTATGAGTCAGAGTACACTTCCAGCACATTGCTGCCCTATAGCATTAAATCCCTGCCCCTCCAGACATCTCACGCTCTGGGCTATTACCCTGACCCATCCTTCCCTGCGATGGCAGGCTGGGGAGGCCGAGGCTCTTACCAGAGAAAGATGGCAGCTGGGTTGCCATGGACATCCAGAACCAGCCCTTCTGGTTTCTCTGAAGATCAGCTCTCCAAAGAGaaagtcaaagaagaaattagCTCTTCCTGGATAGAGACCCCCCCTTCCATAAAATCTCTAGATTCAAATGATTCTGGGGTGTATACCAGTGCTTGCAAGAGAAGGCGGCTCTCTCCCAGTACCTCCAGCAATGAAAATTCCCCGTCGATAAAGTGTGAGGACATAAATGCAGAAGACTATAGCAAAGACACTTCAAAAGGCATGGG